The stretch of DNA TACAGTTTGCGGCACAAAACCAATAATGATTGATAAGATTGCCAAAGGAATCAATGACAGAATGGGCTTTTTCACAATTCTCAATTTTTCCTTATAAACAGTTAATAAAAAGACCCCCATCATAAAAGCTAGTAAGGTCATTACTTTGGCACTGGCATCTGACACATTGTGTTGAATCAGACCTACTGAAAGAAAGACGACATTCCCAGTTTGTCCAGCTACAAGAGTATTCCCTCGCACAATAAACGTATAGGCATCTACATAACCTGCACAAAAAGTCAAAAAAAGCGCTAGCCTCTTAGACTGACGTGATATTTTTCTTATAGGTAATAACCTCATTTTCCCTCCCATTTCATTTACTCATCTCATTATTGTACCACTTTCTTTGGAAAAGACCTAGTAGCTTATTTGAAATTTTTTACCCTCTGTTGGATAGTCCCGTCTATCTATGTTATAATGAAAGAAGGATTTGAAATCGGAAAAGGAGTAACTATGCTTAAATTAGGTGTCATCGGAACAGGGGCTATTAGCCACCACTTCATAGAAGCAGCCCATTCCAGTGGAGAATACAAGCTGGTCGCAGTCTATTCTAGAAAACTAGAAACTGCAGCAACCTTTGCTTCTCGCTACCAGAATATCCAACTCTTTGATAAAGTAGAGGACTTCTTCAAGAACTCCTTTGATGTGGTCTATATTGCTAGCCCAAACTCCTTGCATTTTGCTCAGGCAAAAGCTACATTGTCTGCAGGTAAACATGTCATTCTTGAAAAGCCAGCCGTCACTCAGCCACAAGAATGGCTAGATTTGAGACATACCGCTGAGAAAAATCACTGTTTTATATTCGAAGCGGCACGGAACTACCATGAAAAAGCTTTCACTATCATCAAAAACTTTTTAGCAGACAAACAAATTTTGGGAGCAGATTTCAACTATGCCAAGTATTCTTCCAAAATGCCTAACTTGTTGGCTGGGGAGACACCAAATGTCTTTTCAGATCGTTTTGCTGGTGGAGCGCTTATGGATTTGGGGATTTATCCTCTCTACGCTGCCGTTCGCCTCTTTGGAAAGGCTCAGGACGCAACCTATCAGGCTCAACAGCTTGACAATAGCATTGACCTAAATGGAGACGGAATTCTCTTCTATCCTGACTTTCAAGTTCATATCAAGGCCGGGAAAAACATCACTTCCAATCTCGCTTGCGAGATTTATACGACAGATGGAACCCTGACGCTCAACACCATCGAACATGTCAGCTCGGCTATTTTTACCGACCATCAAGGCAATCAAGTCCAACTCCCTATCCAACAGGCTCCTCATACGATGACTGAGGAAGTCGCTGCATTTGCACACATGATCCAGCAACCAGATCTAAATCTCTACCAAACTTGGCTGGAAGATGCAAGTTCAGTTCATGAGCTACTATATACTATGCGCCAGACTGCTGGCATTAGATTCGAGGCAGAAAAATGAAAACCAAACTACCTACTGAATGGCAAGAACTGAGTGACCAACTCGGTTTTCAAGAATTCACCCCCATTCAAACTCAACTATTTGGGCCCATTCTTGCTGGAGAAAATCTCCTAGGAGTGAGCCCAACAGGAACTGGTAAGACCCTAGCTTACCTTCTACCAAGTCTTCTCAGACTACAAAAGAAAAAAGCCCAACAATTACTTATTCTGGCACCTAATACTGAACTTGCAGGACAGATTTTTGAGGTAACTAAGACTTGGGCTGAAGCTATCGGCTTAACTGCCCAACTCTTCTTATCAGGTTCGAGTCAGAAACGACAGATTGAACGCCTAAAAAAAGGACCAGAAATTCTGATTGGAACCCCTGGCCGTATCTTTGAACTGATTAAATTGAAAAAAATCAAGAT from Streptococcus mitis encodes:
- a CDS encoding Gfo/Idh/MocA family protein is translated as MLKLGVIGTGAISHHFIEAAHSSGEYKLVAVYSRKLETAATFASRYQNIQLFDKVEDFFKNSFDVVYIASPNSLHFAQAKATLSAGKHVILEKPAVTQPQEWLDLRHTAEKNHCFIFEAARNYHEKAFTIIKNFLADKQILGADFNYAKYSSKMPNLLAGETPNVFSDRFAGGALMDLGIYPLYAAVRLFGKAQDATYQAQQLDNSIDLNGDGILFYPDFQVHIKAGKNITSNLACEIYTTDGTLTLNTIEHVSSAIFTDHQGNQVQLPIQQAPHTMTEEVAAFAHMIQQPDLNLYQTWLEDASSVHELLYTMRQTAGIRFEAEK
- a CDS encoding YoaK family protein; amino-acid sequence: MGGKMRLLPIRKISRQSKRLALFLTFCAGYVDAYTFIVRGNTLVAGQTGNVVFLSVGLIQHNVSDASAKVMTLLAFMMGVFLLTVYKEKLRIVKKPILSLIPLAILSIIIGFVPQTVDNIYLVPPLAFCMGLVTTAFGEVSGIAYNNAFMTGNIKRTMLAFGDYFRTKHTPFLREGIIFVSLLSSFVLGVVFSSYLTIFYHEKTILGVPIMMSIFYLSMLFASWQKKVKEKASF